Proteins found in one Rhinolophus ferrumequinum isolate MPI-CBG mRhiFer1 chromosome 9, mRhiFer1_v1.p, whole genome shotgun sequence genomic segment:
- the PEF1 gene encoding peflin isoform X1, giving the protein MASYPFGQGCPGAGGQAPGAPPGSYYPGGGQYGSGVPPGGSYGGGPAPGGPYGPPAGGGPYGHPSPGGLPSGAPGGPYGGAAPGGPYGQPPPNSYGAQHPGPYGQGPPPGGVPPNVDPEAYSWFQSVDCDHSGYISIKELKQALVNSNWSSFNDETCLMMINMFDKTKSGRIDVYGFSALWKFIQQWKNLFQQYDRDHSGSISYTELQQALSQMGYNLSPQFTQLLVSRYCPRSASPAMQLDRFIQVCTQLQLLTEAFREKDTAVQGSVRLSFEDFVTMTASRML; this is encoded by the exons ATGGCCAGCTATCCGTTCGGGCAG GGCTGCCCAGGAGCTGGAGGACAAGCACCCGGAGCCCCTCCGGGTAGCTACTACCCTGGTGGAGGGCAGTATGGCAGCGGGGTACCCCCTGGTGGTAGTTATGGAGGAGGCCCTGCCCCCGGAGGGCCTTATGGACCACCGGCTGGTGGAGGGCCATATGGACACCCCAGTCCTGGGGGGCTCCCCTCTGGAGCTCCGGGAGGACCATATGGTGGTGCAGCCCCAGGGGGCCCCTATGGTCAGCCACCTCCAAATTCCTACGGTGCCCAGCATCCTGGGCCTTATGGACAGGGACCTCCTCCAG GTGGCGTCCCTCCTAACGTGGACCCTGAGGCTTACTCCTGGTTCCAGTCCGTGGACTGCGATCACAGTGGCTACATCTCCATCAAGGAGCTGAAGCAGGCTCTGGTCAACTCCAACTGGTCCTCGTTCAATGATGAGACGTGCCTCATGATGATAA ACATGTTTGACAAGACCAAGTCAGGTCGCATTGATGTCTACGGTTTCTCAGCCCTGTGGAAATTCATCCAGCAGTGGAAGAACCTCTTCCAGCAATATGACCGGGACCACTCGGGATCCATTAGCTACACAGAGCTGCAGCAAG CTCTGTCCCAAATGGGCTACAACCTGAGCCCCCAGTTTACCCAGCTCCTGGTCTCCCGCTACTGCCCGCGCTCTGCCAGTCCTGCCATGCAGCTCGACCGTTTCATCCAGGTGTGCACGCAGCTGCAGCTGCTGACCGAGGCCTTCCGGGAGAAGGACACCGCTGTGCAGGGCAGCGTCCGGCTCAGCTTCGAAGACTTCGTCACCATGACAGCTTCTCGGATGCTATGA
- the PEF1 gene encoding peflin isoform X2 codes for MASYPFGQGCPGAGGQAPGAPPGSYYPGGGQYGSGVPPGGSYGGGPAPGGPYGPPAGGGPYGHPSPGGLPSGAPGGPYGGAAPGGPYGQPPPNSYGAQHPGPYGQGPPPGGVPPNVDPEAYSWFQSVDCDHSGYISIKELKQALVNSNWSSFNDETCLMMINMFDKTKSGRIDVYGFSALWKFIQQWKNLFQQYDRDHSGSISYTELQQGVHAAAAADRGLPGEGHRCAGQRPAQLRRLRHHDSFSDAMTHPICREWHAPGDLS; via the exons ATGGCCAGCTATCCGTTCGGGCAG GGCTGCCCAGGAGCTGGAGGACAAGCACCCGGAGCCCCTCCGGGTAGCTACTACCCTGGTGGAGGGCAGTATGGCAGCGGGGTACCCCCTGGTGGTAGTTATGGAGGAGGCCCTGCCCCCGGAGGGCCTTATGGACCACCGGCTGGTGGAGGGCCATATGGACACCCCAGTCCTGGGGGGCTCCCCTCTGGAGCTCCGGGAGGACCATATGGTGGTGCAGCCCCAGGGGGCCCCTATGGTCAGCCACCTCCAAATTCCTACGGTGCCCAGCATCCTGGGCCTTATGGACAGGGACCTCCTCCAG GTGGCGTCCCTCCTAACGTGGACCCTGAGGCTTACTCCTGGTTCCAGTCCGTGGACTGCGATCACAGTGGCTACATCTCCATCAAGGAGCTGAAGCAGGCTCTGGTCAACTCCAACTGGTCCTCGTTCAATGATGAGACGTGCCTCATGATGATAA ACATGTTTGACAAGACCAAGTCAGGTCGCATTGATGTCTACGGTTTCTCAGCCCTGTGGAAATTCATCCAGCAGTGGAAGAACCTCTTCCAGCAATATGACCGGGACCACTCGGGATCCATTAGCTACACAGAGCTGCAGCAAG GTGTGCACGCAGCTGCAGCTGCTGACCGAGGCCTTCCGGGAGAAGGACACCGCTGTGCAGGGCAGCGTCCGGCTCAGCTTCGAAGACTTCGTCACCATGACAGCTTCTCGGATGCTATGACCCATCCCATCTGTAGAGAGTGGCATGCGCCAGGGGACCTTTCCTGA